A DNA window from Peromyscus leucopus breed LL Stock chromosome 3, UCI_PerLeu_2.1, whole genome shotgun sequence contains the following coding sequences:
- the M6pr gene encoding cation-dependent mannose-6-phosphate receptor, which yields MFPFSGCWKTELLLLLVLALAVRESWQTEEKSCDLVGEKDKESKQEAALLDRLRPLFNKSFESTVGQGSDTYSYIFRVCREAGNHSSGAGLVQISKNNGKETVVGRINETHLFNGSNWIMLIYKGGDEYDNHCGKEQRRAVVMISCNRHTLAGNFNPVSEERNKVQDCLYLFEMDSSVACSPEASHLSVGSILLVIFASLVAVYIIGGFLYQRLVVGAKGMEQFPHLAFWQDLGNLVADGCDFVCRSKPRNMPAAYRGVGDDQLGEESEERDDHLLPM from the exons ATGttccccttctctggctgctgGAAGACTGAATTGTTACTGTTGCTAGTCCTGGCTTTGGCTGTGAGAGAATCCTggcagacagaagaaaaatcCTGTGACCTGGTAGGAGAGAAGGATAAGGAGTCAAAACAAGAGGCGGCTCTCCTGGACAGGCTGCGGCCACTGTTTaacaaaag TTTTGAGAGCACTGTGGGCCAGGGCTCAGACACGTACAGCTACATATTCAGAGTATGCCGGGAAGCTGGCAACCACTCCTCTGGGGCAGGCCTGGTGCAGATCAGCAAAAATAATGGGAAGGAGACGGTGGTTGGGAGAATCAACGAGACTCACCTCTTCAATGGAA GTAATTGGATCATGCTGATATATAAAGGGGGTGATGAATATGACAACCACTGTGGCAAAGAACAGCGTCGCGCAGTGGTGATGATCTCCTGCAATCGACACACACTAGCG GGCAATTTTAACCCAGTGTCCGAGGAACGAAACAAAGTCCAAGACTGTTTGTACCTCTTTGAGATGGACAGCAGCGTAGCCTGTTCACCTGAAGCCTCCCACCTCAGCGTGGGCTCTATCTTACTGGTCAT ATTTGCATCATTGGTTGCTGTCTACATCATTGGGGGTTTCTTATACCAGCGACTGGTGGTAGGAGCCAAGGGAATGGAGCAGTTTCCTCATCTGGCCTTCTGGCAGGATCTTGGCAACCTAGTAGCT GATGGTTGTGACTTTGTGTGCCGTTCCAAACCCCGCAACATGCCTGCTGCCTATCGTGGAGTTGGGGATGACCAGCTGGGGGAAGAGTCAGAAGAAAGAGATGATCATTTGCTACCAATGTGA